From the Oceanicaulis alexandrii DSM 11625 genome, one window contains:
- a CDS encoding sodium-dependent transporter: protein MAMGGASAHGTWSSRFGFLMAAIGSSVGLGNFWRFPYTAGENGGAAFVLIYLVCVVLIAFPILMAELSVGRHARRSAVGSTRKMAFDAGASEMWSITGWVGMAGGVMILCFYSVVAGWVAAYVFKMLSGGMVGMEPSVVSDAFGQLVGDTRTVILWHTAFMIVTVGIVCFGVIKGIERTVSILMPLFFLMLVGMVIYAGLTADMGAAIEYLFAPDFSKITAQTFLEALGQAFFSIGVGSAIMITYGSYLSRDDNLPQSAVIIAGADTMVAIIAGLAIFPFVFAFGLSPDAGPGLFFQTLPSAFAQMPGGQWVGGAFFFLALIAALTSSISLLQVIVAFGEEHTDFGRVGSALFFGAIIYMFGIAAAFSGEFFDILDKVSGTILLPLGGFLIALFTGWVVSKALMQKELPDAGAKFFAYWRFSIRWLAPVAVGLIIVTGLASTFGFDLPFLN from the coding sequence ATGGCGATGGGCGGCGCGAGCGCGCACGGGACTTGGAGCAGCCGTTTCGGCTTTCTCATGGCGGCGATCGGGTCGTCGGTCGGGCTGGGTAATTTCTGGCGGTTTCCTTACACGGCAGGCGAGAATGGCGGCGCGGCGTTCGTGCTGATCTATCTGGTTTGCGTGGTGTTGATCGCCTTTCCGATCCTGATGGCGGAGCTGAGCGTGGGCCGCCATGCCCGCCGGTCGGCCGTGGGATCCACCCGCAAGATGGCGTTTGACGCCGGCGCGTCAGAGATGTGGTCGATCACCGGCTGGGTCGGCATGGCCGGCGGCGTGATGATCTTGTGCTTTTATTCGGTCGTTGCGGGCTGGGTCGCCGCCTATGTGTTCAAGATGCTGTCGGGCGGCATGGTCGGCATGGAGCCGTCTGTGGTCTCCGACGCCTTCGGTCAGCTTGTGGGCGACACCCGCACGGTCATCCTTTGGCATACCGCCTTCATGATCGTCACCGTGGGCATTGTGTGCTTTGGCGTGATCAAGGGCATTGAGCGCACGGTCTCGATCCTGATGCCGCTGTTCTTCCTGATGCTGGTGGGCATGGTGATCTATGCCGGTCTGACCGCGGATATGGGCGCCGCGATCGAGTATCTGTTCGCGCCGGACTTCTCCAAGATCACCGCCCAGACCTTCCTGGAAGCGCTGGGGCAGGCCTTCTTCTCGATCGGCGTCGGTTCGGCGATCATGATCACCTATGGCTCCTATCTCTCGCGCGATGACAATCTGCCCCAATCGGCCGTCATCATTGCGGGCGCCGACACGATGGTGGCCATCATTGCGGGTCTGGCGATCTTCCCGTTCGTGTTCGCCTTCGGGCTGAGCCCGGATGCAGGCCCCGGCCTGTTCTTCCAGACCCTGCCGTCGGCCTTCGCGCAGATGCCGGGCGGCCAATGGGTCGGCGGGGCGTTCTTCTTCCTCGCCCTGATCGCAGCCCTGACCAGCTCGATTTCGCTGTTGCAGGTGATTGTGGCCTTTGGCGAGGAGCACACCGATTTCGGCCGTGTGGGCTCGGCGCTGTTCTTTGGCGCGATCATCTACATGTTCGGCATCGCGGCGGCTTTCTCCGGGGAGTTCTTCGATATTCTGGACAAGGTGTCGGGCACGATCTTGCTGCCGCTGGGCGGCTTCCTCATCGCGCTCTTCACGGGCTGGGTCGTCTCCAAGGCGCTCATGCAGAAAGAGCTGCCTGATGCGGGTGCGAAGTTCTTCGCCTATTGGCGCTTCAGCATTCGCTGGTTGGCGCCGGTCGCTGTGGGCCTGATCATCGTGACGGGTCTGGCCAGCACCTTTGGCTTTGACCTGCCCTTTCTGAACTAG
- the rodA gene encoding rod shape-determining protein RodA, with the protein MGVFTQSAPRGFRGKLFEINWAFVLLILLVGLIGVGMLYSVEGGAWNPYASRHALRLGVGLMIMVVIALFPPRFWMGLAYPAYLGALVLLVGVELIGATAMGAQRWIDIGPIRMQPSEIMKIALVLALARYYHDLPEEKVSSLGGLIIPALMIALPMGLIVKQPDLGTSLLLAATGVAIVFLAGLSWKVIIGSGVLGGVAGGFFFQYGLQDYQRRRIMTFINPEDDPMGAGYHILQSKIALGSGGMTGKGYMEGTQAHLNFLPEKQTDFIFTMLGEEFGFVGGLVVLGLYALILANCVMIATSCRSVFLRLVVMGVATTFSLYVFINVGMVMGMLPVVGVPLPMISYGGTVMMTVLIGLGLILGAHVHRDTEPPKGAGLFG; encoded by the coding sequence ATGGGCGTTTTCACCCAGTCCGCGCCGCGCGGCTTTCGGGGCAAGCTGTTTGAGATCAACTGGGCCTTCGTCCTGTTGATCCTGCTCGTCGGCCTGATCGGGGTCGGCATGCTGTATTCGGTCGAGGGCGGCGCCTGGAATCCCTACGCCTCACGCCATGCTTTGCGTTTGGGGGTCGGGCTGATGATCATGGTGGTCATCGCGCTGTTCCCGCCGCGGTTCTGGATGGGGCTCGCTTACCCCGCCTATCTGGGCGCACTGGTGCTGCTTGTCGGGGTGGAGCTGATCGGCGCCACGGCGATGGGCGCGCAGCGCTGGATTGATATCGGCCCGATCCGGATGCAGCCCTCTGAAATCATGAAGATCGCCCTGGTTCTGGCGCTGGCGCGTTATTATCACGACCTGCCCGAGGAAAAGGTCTCCTCGCTGGGCGGGCTGATCATACCGGCCCTGATGATCGCCTTGCCGATGGGGCTGATCGTCAAGCAGCCCGACCTTGGCACTTCGCTCTTGCTGGCGGCGACCGGGGTGGCGATCGTATTCCTGGCGGGGCTGAGCTGGAAGGTGATCATCGGGTCTGGCGTTCTCGGCGGCGTCGCCGGCGGGTTCTTCTTCCAGTACGGGCTGCAGGATTATCAGCGCCGGCGGATCATGACCTTCATCAATCCTGAAGACGATCCCATGGGCGCGGGCTATCATATCCTGCAGTCCAAGATCGCGCTGGGATCGGGGGGGATGACCGGCAAGGGCTATATGGAAGGCACTCAGGCGCACCTGAACTTCCTGCCTGAGAAACAGACCGATTTCATCTTCACGATGCTGGGCGAGGAGTTCGGCTTTGTCGGCGGATTGGTGGTGCTCGGTCTCTATGCGTTGATCCTGGCCAATTGCGTGATGATCGCCACGTCGTGTCGCTCGGTATTCCTGCGCCTGGTGGTGATGGGAGTGGCGACGACCTTCTCGCTCTACGTCTTCATCAATGTGGGCATGGTGATGGGCATGTTGCCCGTGGTGGGCGTGCCGCTGCCGATGATCTCTTACGGCGGCACGGTGATGATGACGGTCCTGATCGGGCTGGGCCTGATCCTGGGCGCTCACGTCCACCGTGACACCGAACCGCCCAAGGGCGCAGGATTGTTTGGTTAA